A single window of Gossypium arboreum isolate Shixiya-1 chromosome 13, ASM2569848v2, whole genome shotgun sequence DNA harbors:
- the LOC108450280 gene encoding uncharacterized protein LOC108450280, whose product MEGIQHKTVSVNGINMHIAEKGEGPLILFLHGFPELWYSWRNQINGLAALGYRALAPDLRGYGGTDAPDSVADYTCCHLVGDLIALLDTVAPQEKEDKVFVVGHDWGAIIAWYLCLFRPDRVKALFNLSVPFIPYDPRFKPVETWKAFYGKDHYIVRFQEPGVMEAEFAEIGVGRAVLELLSYRVPDPLYLPKGNLFGHPLDSPVNLPPWLSEKDADYYATQFQITGITGALNYYRNFDRNWELSAPWWKSQIKVPVKFAMGDLDLVYTMPGMKDYIHNGGFKRDVPFLEEALVINGVSHWIHQEIPDQINQLLFDFFSKFH is encoded by the exons atGGAAGGAATTCAACACAAAACAGTGAGTGTCAATGGAATCAACATGCACATAGCCGAGAAAGGGGAAGGTCCATTGATTCTCTTCCTTCATGGCTTCCCTGAGCTCTGGTACTCATGGCGCAACCAGATCAACGGTTTAGCCGCCCTCGGCTACCGTGCTTTGGCGCCCGACCTCCGCGGTTACGGCGGAACAGATGCACCAGATTCCGTCGCCGATTACACTTGCTGCCACTTGGTGGGAGACCTCATCGCGCTTCTGGACACGGTGGCGCCGCAGGAGAAGGAGGATAAGGTGTTTGTCGTTGGGCACGATTGGGGTGCCATCATTGCTTGGTACTTGTGCTTGTTTAGACCGGACCGGGTTAAAGCTTTGTTCAATTTGAGTGTGCCATTTATTCCTTATGATCCTCGGTTTAAACCGGTCGAGACTTGGAAAGCTTTCTATGGGAAGGATCACTACATCGTCCGGTTTCAG GAACCTGGAGTAATGGAAGCAGAGTTTGCAGAGATTGGTGTAGGACGAGCAGTTTTGGAGCTGTTATCGTATCGGGTACCCGACCCACTTTATTTACCAAAGGGAAATCTATTCGGGCATCCACTAGATTCTCCGGTTAACTTGCCGCCATGGCTGTCAGAGAAAGACGCGGATTACTATGCCACCCAATTCCAAATAACCGGCATCACCGGTGCCCTCAATTATTACCGCAACTTTGATCG AAACTGGGAACTATCTGCACCATGGTGGAAAAGCCAGATCAAGGTACCTGTAAAGTTTGCAATGGGGGACCTTGATCTTGTGTATACAATGCCTGGTATGAAGGATTATATTCACAATGGTGGGTTCAAAAGGGATGTGCCCTTTCTTGAAGAAGCTCTTGTCATCAATGGAGTTTCTCATTGGATCCACCAAGAAATACCTGATCAAATCAATCAATTATTGTTCGACTTCTTCTCCAAGTtccattaa
- the LOC108452435 gene encoding uncharacterized protein LOC108452435: MKSMEGIQHKTVSVNGINMHIAEKGEGPLILFIHGFPELWYTWRHQINGLAALGYRALAPDLRGYGGTDAPDCVADYTCFHAVGDLIALLDMEAPPEKEDKVFVVGHDWGAIIAWFLCLFRPDRVKALFTLSAPFITCDPRFKPVETLEVLLGKDYYIVRFQEPGEMEAEFAEISLRRAVLELLSYRIPDPLYLRKGNLFGHPLDCPVNLPPWLSDQDADYYANQFQETGITGALNYYRNIDTDWELLAPWWKSQIQVPVKFAMGDHDLVYTMPGVKDYILNGGLKRNVPFLEEALVINGVSHWINEEIPDQINQLLFDFFSKFN, encoded by the exons ATGAAAAGTATGGAGGGAATTCAACATAAAACAGTGAGCGTCAATGGCATCAACATGCACATAGCCGAGAAAGGGGAAGGTCCTTTGATTCTCTTCATCCATGGCTTCCCTGAGCTCTGGTATACATGGCGCCACCAGATAAACGGTTTAGCTGCCCTCGGCTACCGTGCTTTGGCGCCCGACCTCCGTGGTTACGGTGGAACCGATGCGCCGGATTGCGTCGCCGATTACACTTGCTTCCACGCGGTGGGAGACCTCATCGCACTTCTGGACATGGAGGCGCCGCCGGAGAAGGAGGATAAGGTGTTCGTCGTAGGACACGATTGGGGTGCCATCATTGCTTGGTTCTTGTGCTTGTTTAGGCCGGACAGGGTTAAAGCTTTGTTCACTTTGAGTGCGCCGTTTATTACTTGCGATCCTCGGTTTAAACCGGTCGAGACTTTGGAAGTTCTCCTTGGGAAGGATTATTATATCGTCCGGTTTCAG GAACCTGGAGAAATGGAAGCGGAATTTGCAGAGATTAGTCTAAGACGAGCGGTTTTGGAGCTGTTATCATACCGAATACCCGACCCACTTTATTTACGAAAGGGAAATCTATTCGGGCATCCACTAGATTGCCCAGTTAACTTGCCGCCATGGTTGTCGGACCAAGATGCCGATTACTATGCTAACCAGTTCCAGGAAACTGGCATTACCGGTGCCCTCAATTATTACCGTAACATAGATAC AGACTGGGAACTATTAGCACCATGGTGGAAAAGCCAGATCCAGGTCCCTGTAAAGTTTGCAATGGGGGACCATGATCTTGTATATACAATGCCTGGTGTCAAAGATTATATTCTCAACGGTGGGCTTAAAAGGAATGTGCCCTTTCTTGAAGAAGCTCTTGTCATCAATGGAGTTTCTCATTGGATCAATGAAGAAATACCTGATCAAATCAATCAATTACTGTTCGATTTCTTCTCCaagttcaattaa
- the LOC108450148 gene encoding uncharacterized protein LOC108450148: MEGIEHRLVQVNGINIHIAEKGEGPVILFLHGFPELWYSWRHQIVAFSSMGYRAVAPDLRGYGDSDAPDSVESYTCFHIVGDLVELIDVLDPDVGKVFVVGHDWGAYMAWLLCLFRPDKVKALVNLSVPFLRTHREIKPVDFWRSYYGADHYIYRFQKPGEIEAEFAEIGVERVEKELLTDFPVFLPKGKLFKRPLDEPITLPSWLSEEEANYYVTVFQKTGYTGALNFYRNFNRNWELLKPWVGSKIKAPTKFIVGDKDLVYHMPGIKDYIHNGGFQEDVPSLQQVVVMEGVGHFINMVKPDEINKYISDFFTQFV; the protein is encoded by the exons ATGGAAGGGATAGAGCACCGACTGGTTCAAGTGAATGGCATAAACATTCACATAGCTGAAAAAGGTGAAGGCCCAGTCATCCTTTTCCTCCATGGCTTCCCTGAGCTTTGGTATTCATGGCGTCACCAAATCGTCGCTTTTTCTTCTATGGGTTACCGAGCCGTTGCTCCCGATTTGAGAGGCTACGGCGACTCGGATGCTCCCGACTCAGTCGAGAGTTACACTTGTTTCCACATAGTCGGCGATTTAGTGGAGCTGATAGACGTATTGGATCCGGATGTAGGCAAGGTGTTTGTTGTTGGGCATGACTGGGGAGCTTACATGGCTTGGTTATTGTGTCTGTTTAGGCCTGATAAAGTGAAAGCATTGGTGAATTTGAGTGTGCCGTTTTTAAGGACTCATCGGGAAATCAAGCCTGTTGATTTCTGGAGATCTTATTATGGTGCTGATCATTACATATATAGATTTCAG AAACCTGGAGAAATAGAAGCTGAATTTGCAGAGATTGGAGTGGAGAGAGTTGAGAAGGAACTTTTGACTGATTTTCCAGTTTTCTTGCCAAAAGGGAAACTGTTCAAACGTCCATTAGATGAACCAATTACATTGCCTTCTTGGTTGTCCGAGGAAGAAGCTAATTACTATGTCACTGTTTTCCAGAAAACTGGCTACACTGGTGCACTCAACTTCTACAGAAACTTTAACag AAACTGGGAACTATTGAAACCATGGGTGGGTAGTAAGATCAAAGCACCAACCAAGTTCATTGTGGGTGATAAGGATTTGGTTTACCATATGCCTGGTATCAAGGATTACATTCACAATGGTGGGTTCCAAGAAGATGTGCCATCTCTGCAGCAAGTGGTGGTGATGGAAGGTGTTGGCCATTTCATCAACATGGTGAAACCAGACGAGATCAACAAATACATTTCTGACTTCTTTACCCAGTttgtttga